One Egicoccus halophilus genomic region harbors:
- a CDS encoding DUF1330 domain-containing protein — MPKAYWINTVRSVRDTDRLRAYAELAGPAIAAFDGRFLARGMPAAVYEAAADERTVVIEFPAVERAVACYESADYQAALEALGDGAVRDIRIVEGLA; from the coding sequence ATGCCGAAGGCCTACTGGATCAACACGGTCCGCAGCGTCCGTGACACCGACCGGTTGCGCGCCTACGCGGAGCTCGCCGGCCCCGCGATCGCGGCCTTCGACGGCCGGTTCCTCGCCCGTGGCATGCCGGCGGCGGTGTACGAGGCGGCCGCGGACGAGCGCACGGTCGTCATCGAGTTCCCGGCGGTCGAACGTGCCGTGGCGTGCTACGAGAGCGCCGACTACCAGGCGGCGCTCGAGGCGTTGGGCGACGGCGCGGTGCGCGACATCCGGATCGTCGAGGGGCTCGCCTGA
- a CDS encoding TetR/AcrR family transcriptional regulator codes for MSVPAGDPTPAAAVPATSRGRRRREAVLDAAEQLFLEHGFHGTSVDDLGAAAGISGPGLYRHFASKDALLMAVLDRIWGQLRPAIDRAATQPPDEALDTLLDAQLELALGQPSALVLLVRELRHLPEDYRRLADRNHRRYLDAWVDALRRRAPALDDAEARGTVMAVHGLIDSVALNPQARHLPQRRDWLHGLATAVLARATGH; via the coding sequence GTGAGCGTCCCGGCCGGTGATCCGACCCCGGCGGCCGCCGTCCCCGCGACCTCGCGGGGGCGGCGGCGTCGCGAGGCCGTCCTCGACGCGGCCGAGCAGCTGTTCCTCGAGCACGGCTTCCACGGCACGAGTGTCGACGACCTCGGTGCCGCCGCCGGCATCTCCGGCCCGGGCCTGTACCGCCACTTCGCGTCCAAGGACGCGCTGCTGATGGCGGTGCTCGACCGGATCTGGGGCCAGTTGCGACCCGCGATCGACCGGGCGGCGACCCAACCGCCCGACGAGGCGTTGGACACCCTGCTCGACGCCCAGCTCGAACTCGCCCTCGGCCAGCCCTCGGCGCTGGTGCTGCTGGTGCGCGAGCTGCGTCACCTGCCCGAGGACTACCGGCGGCTGGCCGACCGCAACCACCGTCGCTACCTCGACGCGTGGGTGGACGCCCTGCGCCGCCGTGCCCCGGCGCTCGACGACGCCGAGGCCCGCGGGACCGTGATGGCCGTGCACGGCCTGATCGACTCGGTGGCACTCAACCCGCAGGCTCGCCACCTGCCGCAGCGACGTGACTGGCTGCACGGTCTGGCCACCGCCGTGCTCGCCCGCGCGACCGGCCACTGA
- a CDS encoding acyl-CoA dehydrogenase family protein — protein sequence MTTDTQRPATAVTFVETDEQRQLREMLRDFLGARATSERVREVMQTDTALDDAAWKELGEYGLLGLTIAEEHGGAGSSFVELAIVIEEAGKRLLPAPLLSSAVLGTTALQVGASAEQQARWLPDVATGASRLALAHLDERGRMTADPGVTATRDGDGWVLEGAAGYVVDGHTADLLVTAATSEDGLQLFVVPAEAAGLARESLPTLDLTRPLASIRYDGVRVPEDDRLAGEAVTALHDAVAAGIVAIACEQVGGAQQVLHLTTGYARERIQFGRAIGSFQSVKHRLAEDLVKLEAARSAALHAARAVAAGDREEIAIAAPLAKALCSEVYEAIAADGIQLHGGIGFTWEHDAHLYFKRAKATKLLLGDPHLHRRLLGDVLGL from the coding sequence ATGACCACGGACACCCAGCGTCCCGCGACGGCGGTGACCTTCGTCGAGACCGACGAACAACGGCAGTTGCGCGAGATGCTGCGCGACTTCCTCGGCGCGCGCGCCACCTCCGAGCGCGTCCGCGAGGTGATGCAGACCGACACCGCCCTCGACGACGCGGCCTGGAAGGAGTTGGGCGAGTACGGCCTGCTCGGCCTGACGATCGCGGAGGAGCACGGTGGCGCGGGCTCGAGCTTCGTCGAGCTGGCCATCGTGATCGAGGAGGCCGGCAAGCGGCTGCTGCCCGCGCCGCTGCTGTCGAGTGCGGTGCTGGGCACCACCGCCCTGCAGGTCGGCGCCTCCGCCGAGCAACAGGCCCGGTGGTTGCCCGACGTCGCCACCGGTGCCAGCCGACTCGCTCTGGCCCACCTCGACGAGCGCGGGCGCATGACCGCCGACCCGGGCGTGACCGCCACCCGCGACGGCGACGGTTGGGTGCTCGAGGGCGCCGCCGGCTACGTCGTCGACGGTCACACCGCCGACCTCCTGGTGACGGCCGCGACCAGCGAGGACGGACTGCAGCTGTTCGTCGTGCCCGCCGAGGCGGCCGGGCTCGCCCGGGAGTCGCTGCCGACGCTGGACCTGACCCGGCCGTTGGCGAGCATCCGCTACGACGGGGTACGCGTGCCCGAGGACGACCGACTGGCCGGTGAGGCGGTGACCGCACTGCACGACGCGGTCGCGGCCGGGATCGTCGCGATCGCCTGTGAGCAGGTCGGCGGCGCGCAGCAGGTGCTGCACCTGACCACCGGCTACGCCCGCGAGCGCATCCAGTTCGGTCGCGCCATCGGGTCGTTCCAGTCGGTCAAGCACCGGCTCGCCGAGGACCTCGTGAAGCTCGAGGCCGCCCGTTCGGCCGCGCTGCACGCCGCGCGCGCCGTGGCCGCCGGCGACCGCGAGGAGATCGCGATCGCCGCGCCGCTGGCCAAGGCACTGTGCAGCGAGGTGTACGAGGCGATCGCCGCCGACGGCATCCAGCTGCACGGCGGCATCGGGTTCACCTGGGAGCACGACGCGCACCTGTACTTCAAGCGGGCCAAGGCGACCAAGCTGCTGCTCGGCGACCCGCACCTGCACCGCCGGCTGCTCGGCGACGTGCTCGGACTGTGA
- a CDS encoding acyl-CoA dehydrogenase family protein — protein sequence MSTDERARVEHQLEALFASHPPADTPEQEFWGAQFDHGLAWVQFPEGLGGLGVGPRWQSEINRRIEAAGGSVANRYRNILGIGMGAGTLIAHGTEEQQRRWLRPMFTTEEVWCQLFSEPGAGSDLAALSTTAVREGDTWVVNGQKVWNTLAHLAKWGLLVTRTDPDVPKHAGLTYFVVDMEAPGVDVRPLYQITGEAEFNEVYFDDAHVPDEFRIGEVGEGWSVAMTTLMNERVAIGGNVAPRGSGAIAHAVAAWERTDRDDPVARDQLLAYWIEAEALRLTAIRAGEAAKRGTPGPEGSTAKLHWADLNKAITSFAIDLLGPDGMTYPAGYEFVRPELTSSRTEDVHKAYLRSRANSIEGGTSEIMKNILGERVLGLPGEPRVDKNVAWRDVPRS from the coding sequence GTGAGTACCGACGAACGCGCACGGGTGGAGCACCAGCTCGAGGCACTGTTCGCCTCGCACCCGCCGGCGGACACGCCGGAGCAGGAGTTCTGGGGCGCCCAGTTCGACCACGGCCTGGCCTGGGTGCAGTTCCCCGAGGGGCTGGGCGGACTCGGGGTCGGCCCCCGCTGGCAGTCCGAGATCAATCGTCGCATCGAGGCCGCCGGCGGCTCGGTCGCCAACCGCTACCGCAACATCCTGGGCATCGGGATGGGCGCCGGCACGCTGATCGCGCACGGCACCGAGGAGCAGCAGCGCCGCTGGCTGCGCCCGATGTTCACCACCGAGGAGGTCTGGTGCCAGCTGTTCTCCGAGCCGGGCGCCGGCTCGGACCTGGCGGCCCTGTCGACGACCGCGGTCCGCGAGGGCGACACCTGGGTGGTCAACGGGCAGAAGGTGTGGAACACCCTGGCGCACCTCGCCAAGTGGGGTCTGCTGGTGACCCGCACCGATCCGGACGTGCCCAAGCACGCCGGGTTGACCTACTTCGTGGTCGACATGGAGGCGCCCGGCGTCGACGTGCGCCCGCTGTACCAGATCACCGGTGAGGCGGAGTTCAACGAGGTCTACTTCGACGACGCCCATGTGCCCGACGAGTTCCGCATCGGCGAGGTCGGGGAGGGCTGGTCGGTCGCGATGACCACGCTGATGAACGAGCGGGTCGCCATCGGCGGCAACGTCGCGCCGCGCGGCAGCGGCGCCATCGCCCACGCGGTCGCGGCCTGGGAGCGCACCGACCGCGACGACCCGGTCGCCCGCGACCAGCTGCTGGCCTACTGGATCGAGGCCGAGGCACTGCGTCTGACGGCGATCCGTGCCGGCGAGGCCGCCAAGCGCGGCACCCCCGGACCGGAGGGCTCCACCGCCAAGCTGCACTGGGCGGACCTCAACAAGGCGATCACCTCGTTCGCCATCGACCTGCTCGGCCCCGACGGCATGACCTACCCGGCCGGCTACGAGTTCGTCCGTCCGGAGCTGACCTCCTCGCGCACCGAGGACGTCCACAAGGCCTACCTGCGCTCGCGGGCCAACTCGATCGAGGGCGGGACGAGCGAGATCATGAAGAACATCCTCGGCGAACGGGTGCTCGGTCTGCCCGGTGAGCCACGGGTCGACAAGAACGTCGCCTGGCGCGACGTGCCGCGCAGCTGA